One genomic window of Halovivax cerinus includes the following:
- a CDS encoding ATP-dependent DNA helicase, with protein MNLEELSGLPPGAVSHFQAEGIESLYPPQAEAVEAGATDGDSLVAAVPTASGKTMIAALAMLSAIERGGKALYIVPLRALASEKKAEFEAYEEFGVSVGVTTGNYESTDDWLATRDIVVATSEKVDSLVRNGADWLSELTCVVSDEVHLIDDRNRGPTLEVTLAKLRALNPALQVVALSATVGNAGEIADWLDAELVASDWRPIDLQMGVHYGNAISFDDGGKREVPVDGSESQEDALVRDIVAEDASALVFVNSRRNAEAAARRLANVVAPELDADEQEALEELADDIRDVSDSETSTDLAAAVEKGAAFHHAGLASEHRSLVEDAFRDRLLKVISATPTLAAGVNTPARRVIVRDWRRFDPTAGGMAPLDVLEVHQMMGRAGRPGLDPYGEAVLLAKSHDEQDELFDRYIWADAEDVRSKLAAEPALRTHVLATIASGFARTRDGLLSFMNETLYASQTTERGRLESVTDTVLDYLERNDFIEREGGNSSTSQSAADDPFTSAADLAAEADRDVELRATNLGHTVSRLYLDPMSAAEIVHGLESADARPTAMGLYQLIARTPDMYELYLRSGEDDKYGQLYYELEDELLGDRPSEYEDDRFEDWLAALKTGALLKDWADEMDEDRLTERYSIGPGDLRGKVETAEWLLGAAETLAAEIESDWSVAVREARARVEHGVREELLELVGVRGVGRKRARQLYQVGIETPADLRTVDKGVVLGALRGTKTAENILENAGREDPSMDGVTPVDVDHGATQRGTDGGTTGSASEHIGSGGEADADEENQSSLGDF; from the coding sequence ATGAATCTCGAGGAGCTGTCGGGGCTCCCGCCCGGCGCCGTCTCGCACTTCCAGGCCGAGGGGATCGAGTCGCTCTATCCGCCCCAGGCCGAGGCCGTCGAGGCCGGCGCCACCGACGGCGACAGCCTCGTCGCGGCCGTCCCGACCGCGAGCGGGAAGACCATGATCGCCGCCCTGGCGATGCTGTCGGCGATCGAACGCGGGGGCAAAGCACTCTACATCGTCCCCCTTCGCGCACTCGCGAGTGAGAAGAAGGCGGAGTTCGAGGCCTACGAGGAGTTCGGCGTCTCCGTGGGGGTAACGACGGGCAACTACGAGAGCACCGACGACTGGCTCGCGACGCGCGACATCGTCGTCGCGACCAGCGAGAAGGTCGACTCGCTCGTGCGAAACGGCGCCGACTGGCTCTCCGAACTCACCTGCGTCGTCTCGGACGAGGTACACCTCATCGACGACCGAAACCGCGGGCCGACGCTGGAGGTCACCCTCGCCAAACTGCGCGCGCTCAATCCCGCACTGCAGGTGGTCGCCCTCTCGGCGACGGTGGGCAACGCCGGCGAGATCGCCGACTGGCTCGACGCCGAACTCGTCGCCTCCGACTGGCGCCCGATCGACCTCCAGATGGGCGTCCACTACGGGAACGCGATCAGCTTCGACGACGGCGGAAAGCGCGAGGTTCCCGTCGACGGCTCGGAGAGCCAGGAGGACGCCCTCGTCAGAGACATCGTCGCCGAGGACGCCTCCGCACTCGTCTTCGTGAACTCGCGGCGCAACGCCGAGGCCGCAGCGCGCCGCCTCGCGAACGTGGTGGCTCCGGAACTCGACGCCGACGAGCAGGAGGCGCTCGAGGAACTCGCCGACGATATTCGGGACGTCAGCGACAGCGAGACGAGTACCGATCTGGCCGCTGCCGTCGAGAAGGGCGCGGCCTTTCACCACGCCGGACTCGCCAGCGAACACCGATCGCTCGTCGAGGACGCCTTCCGCGACCGCCTCCTGAAGGTCATCAGCGCCACCCCGACGCTCGCCGCGGGGGTCAACACGCCCGCTCGGCGCGTGATCGTCCGCGACTGGCGCCGGTTCGATCCGACCGCTGGCGGAATGGCGCCGCTGGACGTCCTGGAAGTCCACCAGATGATGGGGCGTGCGGGTCGACCCGGTCTCGACCCCTACGGCGAGGCCGTCCTGCTGGCCAAAAGCCACGACGAGCAGGACGAGCTGTTCGATCGGTACATCTGGGCCGACGCCGAAGACGTCCGATCGAAACTCGCGGCCGAACCCGCCCTCCGGACGCACGTCCTCGCGACCATCGCCTCCGGCTTCGCCCGCACCCGCGACGGCCTGCTCTCGTTCATGAACGAGACGCTCTACGCTAGCCAGACCACCGAACGGGGCCGACTCGAGTCGGTCACCGACACCGTCCTGGACTATCTGGAGCGAAACGACTTCATAGAACGAGAAGGCGGGAATTCCTCGACGTCCCAGTCCGCGGCCGACGACCCCTTCACCTCCGCCGCCGACCTCGCCGCCGAGGCCGACCGGGACGTCGAACTCCGGGCGACGAACCTGGGTCACACCGTCTCGCGACTCTATCTGGATCCGATGAGCGCCGCGGAGATCGTCCACGGCCTCGAGTCGGCGGACGCTCGCCCGACCGCGATGGGGCTCTACCAGTTGATCGCCCGCACGCCGGACATGTACGAACTCTACTTGCGCTCCGGCGAGGACGACAAATACGGCCAGCTCTACTACGAGCTCGAGGACGAACTACTGGGCGATCGTCCGAGCGAGTACGAGGACGACCGCTTCGAAGACTGGCTGGCAGCGCTGAAGACCGGTGCCCTCCTCAAGGACTGGGCCGACGAGATGGACGAGGATCGCCTCACCGAACGGTACTCCATCGGGCCCGGTGACCTCCGCGGGAAGGTCGAGACCGCCGAGTGGCTCCTCGGGGCTGCGGAGACGCTCGCCGCCGAGATCGAGTCGGACTGGAGCGTCGCCGTCCGCGAGGCCCGGGCCCGCGTCGAACACGGCGTCCGCGAGGAGTTGCTCGAACTCGTCGGCGTCCGCGGCGTCGGTCGCAAACGCGCCCGACAACTCTACCAGGTCGGGATCGAGACGCCCGCGGACCTGCGGACGGTCGACAAGGGCGTCGTCCTCGGGGCACTCCGCGGCACGAAGACGGCCGAGAACATCCTCGAAAACGCCGGCCGCGAGGATCCGTCGATGGACGGAGTCACGCCGGTCGACGTCGATCACGGCGCGACGCAGCGAGGGACCGACGGCGGAACCACCGGATCGGCATCCGAACACATCGGATCGGGCGGTGAGGCGGATGCAGACGAGGAGAACCAGTCGAGCCTGGGTGACTTCTGA
- the cgi121 gene encoding KEOPS complex subunit Cgi121, with product MEVLSGHLAIDDLDAFLGTIDTIGDRHGATIQAFDADYVAGRRHLVRAVEAAERAVANDDAIARDPAVEILLYAAGRRQIDRALEMGVDEGEGPAVIVVSGGDESAAVADLHTELALEDGAVLGARDDATLRAFFDITEREEAATDASVQELVCERVALLAVVK from the coding sequence ATGGAGGTCCTCTCCGGGCACCTCGCGATCGACGACCTGGACGCGTTCCTCGGGACAATCGATACGATCGGCGACCGGCACGGCGCGACGATCCAGGCGTTCGACGCCGACTACGTCGCGGGCCGTCGCCACCTCGTACGCGCCGTCGAAGCGGCCGAGCGGGCGGTCGCGAACGACGACGCCATCGCCCGGGACCCGGCCGTCGAGATCCTCCTGTACGCAGCCGGGCGCCGCCAGATCGATCGCGCGCTGGAGATGGGCGTCGACGAGGGCGAGGGCCCGGCCGTCATCGTCGTCTCGGGCGGCGACGAATCGGCGGCCGTCGCCGACCTGCATACCGAGCTGGCACTCGAAGATGGGGCTGTACTCGGCGCTCGGGACGATGCGACACTGCGTGCATTCTTCGACATCACCGAGCGGGAGGAGGCCGCGACCGACGCGAGTGTTCAGGAGCTGGTCTGCGAGCGCGTCGCGCTGCTCGCAGTCGTGAAGTAA
- a CDS encoding metallophosphoesterase family protein gives MQVGFISDVHGNLVALETVLEDLPAVDALVCAGDVVGYNPWPGECIDALRDRDVPTVMGNHDRAVVTETGFRFNDMASAGVEHALTVLDDDQRDWLESLPDERTLFDGRVKVVHGHPEDPDRYTYPEEFSPRMLADEVVLVMGHTHVQHAETFAEGIVVNPGSVGQPRDGDPRAAYAVCDLAAMTVETHRVAYDVDRVQDAIADVGLPDRTATRLARGE, from the coding sequence ATGCAGGTTGGGTTCATCTCCGACGTTCACGGCAACCTCGTCGCGCTGGAGACCGTTTTGGAGGATCTCCCGGCCGTCGACGCGCTCGTCTGCGCCGGCGACGTCGTCGGCTACAACCCCTGGCCCGGCGAGTGTATCGATGCGCTTCGCGACCGGGACGTCCCGACCGTGATGGGGAACCACGACCGCGCCGTCGTCACGGAGACTGGATTTCGATTCAACGATATGGCGAGTGCAGGCGTCGAACACGCTCTGACAGTCCTCGACGACGACCAGCGCGACTGGCTCGAATCGCTCCCGGACGAACGGACGCTGTTCGACGGCCGGGTGAAAGTCGTCCACGGGCACCCCGAGGACCCGGACCGCTACACCTACCCGGAGGAGTTCTCGCCGCGCATGCTGGCGGACGAGGTCGTCCTCGTCATGGGCCACACGCACGTCCAGCACGCCGAGACGTTCGCGGAGGGGATCGTCGTCAACCCGGGTAGCGTCGGCCAGCCACGCGACGGTGACCCGCGGGCGGCCTACGCCGTCTGTGACCTGGCCGCGATGACCGTCGAGACCCACCGGGTCGCGTACGACGTCGACCGCGTGCAGGACGCCATCGCCGACGTGGGACTCCCCGACAGGACCGCGACGCGGCTGGCCCGCGGCGAGTGA
- a CDS encoding aspartate kinase, which translates to MRVVAKFGGTSLGTGDRISRAADSIEAAVADGHELAVVASAMGSTTDDLLEEITFDASEADRAEIVSMGERTSVRMLKAALSARGVDATFLEPGADDWPVVTNEYGEVDAETTRERARALLDTLDDTVPVLTGFLAEGPDGTVSTLGRGGSDTTAVMLGTYMDADEVVIVTDVEGVMTGDPHAVEGARNVGEISVDELRNLSFRGAEVVAPSALSYKDASLDVRVVHYQHGDLLTGGTTIEGTFENLVDLRERPLACLTVAGRSIRNEPGVVQSLAGALGDADINIDVVASGLDSVTLYVDTDEAAEAENILHQQVIEHPVVASVTVDEPLAIIRLTGGELPTQPGIIHEIVEPFAEERIQIHDLVTSATSVAIVVAWPDRERSLELVQDLF; encoded by the coding sequence GTGCGCGTCGTAGCGAAATTCGGCGGGACGAGTCTTGGAACCGGCGATCGGATCTCGAGAGCGGCGGACTCGATCGAAGCAGCCGTCGCCGACGGACACGAACTCGCCGTCGTCGCGAGCGCGATGGGGTCGACGACGGACGACCTCCTCGAGGAGATCACGTTCGACGCGAGTGAGGCGGATCGGGCCGAGATCGTCAGCATGGGCGAGCGCACCTCGGTTCGGATGCTGAAAGCGGCGCTCTCGGCTCGCGGGGTCGACGCGACGTTCCTCGAACCGGGTGCCGACGACTGGCCTGTCGTGACGAACGAGTACGGTGAGGTCGATGCGGAGACGACGCGCGAGCGGGCCCGGGCCCTGCTCGATACGCTTGACGACACCGTTCCCGTTCTCACTGGATTCCTCGCGGAGGGCCCCGACGGGACCGTCTCGACGCTCGGACGCGGCGGTTCGGACACGACGGCCGTCATGCTCGGAACCTACATGGACGCCGACGAAGTCGTCATCGTGACGGACGTCGAAGGGGTCATGACGGGCGATCCGCACGCGGTGGAGGGCGCTCGCAACGTCGGCGAGATATCGGTCGACGAACTGCGAAATCTCTCGTTTCGCGGGGCCGAGGTCGTCGCTCCATCCGCACTCTCCTACAAGGACGCCTCGCTCGACGTTCGCGTCGTCCACTACCAGCACGGCGACCTGCTCACCGGCGGGACGACTATCGAGGGGACCTTCGAGAACCTCGTCGACCTCCGCGAGCGGCCGCTTGCCTGCCTCACGGTCGCTGGTCGGTCCATTCGCAACGAACCGGGCGTCGTCCAGTCGCTCGCCGGCGCCCTCGGCGACGCCGACATCAACATCGACGTGGTCGCGAGCGGGCTCGACAGCGTCACCCTCTACGTGGATACGGACGAGGCTGCCGAGGCGGAGAACATCCTCCATCAACAGGTCATCGAACACCCTGTAGTCGCGTCGGTCACCGTGGACGAACCGCTCGCCATCATCCGGCTCACCGGCGGTGAACTCCCGACCCAGCCAGGGATCATCCACGAGATCGTCGAACCCTTCGCGGAGGAGCGCATCCAGATCCACGATCTCGTCACGTCGGCGACGAGCGTGGCCATCGTCGTCGCCTGGCCGGACCGCGAACGCAGCCTCGAACTCGTCCAGGACCTGTTCTGA
- a CDS encoding class I SAM-dependent methyltransferase has protein sequence MVTDAVATTKPCEDALGLAMLDYQQGRDGTLLYRDGLATKDGNVEEFYFTLPAEWADERIAQLRRLTDSGGPVLDVGCGTGQHVRWVRDQDVDAVGIDVSSRAVATARERGTRQVLVGDMFDLPFDRDRFRAINCSGTQLGLGGSLAGIADVLDRFARVTTDDAIVLVDNYDPRKLDDDFFGYRPDPREGIAHRCFHFEYERATTGAGLDAISRSLHFLLCSPDRLRETVARTPWRVDEVFPTDDETFYRALLERVDGRFAE, from the coding sequence ATGGTCACGGACGCCGTAGCGACCACGAAACCGTGCGAGGACGCTCTGGGGCTCGCGATGTTGGACTATCAGCAGGGGCGGGATGGAACGCTTCTCTACCGCGACGGCCTGGCGACGAAGGATGGGAACGTCGAGGAATTCTACTTTACGCTCCCCGCCGAGTGGGCGGACGAACGAATCGCCCAGCTCCGGCGGCTGACCGATTCCGGCGGACCGGTGCTCGATGTCGGGTGTGGAACCGGCCAGCACGTTCGGTGGGTTCGGGACCAGGACGTCGATGCAGTCGGTATCGACGTGAGTTCGCGCGCCGTGGCGACCGCCCGCGAACGTGGGACACGACAGGTTCTCGTCGGCGATATGTTCGACCTGCCCTTCGACCGGGACCGGTTCCGAGCGATCAACTGCTCGGGAACGCAACTCGGACTCGGCGGCTCGCTCGCGGGCATCGCCGACGTCCTCGATCGGTTCGCCCGCGTAACGACCGACGATGCAATCGTGCTCGTCGACAACTACGATCCGAGGAAGCTCGACGACGACTTTTTCGGCTACCGACCGGATCCGCGCGAGGGGATCGCCCACCGGTGCTTCCACTTCGAATACGAGCGTGCGACGACGGGGGCTGGTCTCGACGCGATCAGTCGGTCACTCCACTTCCTGCTGTGCTCGCCGGATCGGCTCCGCGAGACCGTCGCCCGGACACCCTGGCGCGTCGACGAGGTGTTTCCCACCGACGACGAGACGTTTTATCGCGCACTGTTAGAGCGTGTCGACGGCCGCTTCGCAGAATGA
- a CDS encoding universal stress protein has translation MADPDHVLVVALGDPDDEDALAHALEAYPEVTVTLLSVVAPLDHRVSEGRVLERGDERLSAARDRADELRSSVEAPSRVAIEIREGPPAELVPPYVDRNGVDHVVVSGHDVSGIVRRLVGDGIPQLIAEGTDVPVTILE, from the coding sequence ATGGCCGATCCCGATCACGTCCTCGTCGTCGCGCTCGGGGACCCGGACGATGAAGACGCGCTGGCCCACGCCCTCGAGGCCTACCCGGAGGTGACGGTGACGCTCCTCTCGGTGGTTGCTCCGCTGGATCACCGTGTGAGCGAGGGCCGAGTTCTGGAACGGGGCGACGAACGTCTTTCGGCGGCTCGCGACCGGGCCGACGAACTCCGCTCGTCGGTCGAGGCCCCGTCGCGGGTGGCGATCGAGATACGCGAGGGACCGCCGGCGGAACTCGTTCCCCCGTACGTCGACCGCAACGGGGTCGATCACGTCGTCGTCTCCGGGCACGACGTCAGCGGCATCGTCCGTCGGCTCGTCGGCGATGGGATTCCGCAACTGATCGCCGAAGGGACCGACGTCCCGGTGACGATTCTGGAGTGA
- a CDS encoding inorganic phosphate transporter, which produces MVALSFVVLVGVAILTCLSMAWVLGANSNSPPFAPAIGANAISTMQAAFVIGLLAAAGALMQGGSISETIGADLIGGVTITPLAAIAGLLTAATFMGIGIYTRYPIPAAFATTGAMVGVGLSLGGDPAMATYRRLGTFWLFVPIMSGGLAYATAITLRRDDIPESVGVPALAGLVGAIIANIRLGVIPDPAADQGTLAGLVSRQFGGGPSLAGGVDLGIVLVTVAAGAIAFAVVRRRVLVSVESGIRSFLLVLGGIVAFSSGGSQVGLATGPLENLFRVELGLPGITLLALGATGILAGAWMAAPRLLQATSREYAQLGVRRSIAALVPGFVIAQLAIFLGIPISLNNIILSGVIGGGLAAGSAGVSRQKIGVTVSFWLLTLGSSIAAGYGIYRVLAFGLGR; this is translated from the coding sequence ATGGTCGCACTGTCGTTCGTCGTCCTCGTCGGCGTCGCGATACTGACCTGTCTGTCGATGGCGTGGGTACTCGGCGCCAACAGCAATTCGCCGCCGTTCGCACCCGCGATCGGAGCGAACGCGATCTCGACGATGCAGGCGGCGTTCGTGATCGGGTTGCTCGCGGCCGCGGGGGCGCTCATGCAGGGCGGTAGCATCTCCGAGACGATCGGTGCGGACCTCATCGGCGGCGTGACGATCACGCCGCTCGCCGCAATCGCGGGCCTGCTCACCGCGGCGACGTTCATGGGGATCGGCATCTACACGCGCTACCCGATCCCCGCGGCGTTCGCGACGACGGGCGCGATGGTCGGCGTCGGGCTCTCGCTCGGCGGCGATCCGGCGATGGCGACCTACCGCCGGCTCGGTACATTCTGGCTGTTCGTTCCCATCATGTCGGGCGGCCTGGCCTACGCGACCGCGATCACGCTGCGGCGGGACGATATCCCCGAATCCGTCGGCGTCCCGGCGCTTGCGGGGCTGGTCGGGGCGATCATCGCCAACATCCGGCTGGGCGTCATCCCGGATCCCGCCGCCGACCAGGGAACCCTCGCCGGCCTCGTCTCTCGGCAGTTCGGCGGCGGGCCCTCGCTCGCAGGCGGCGTCGATCTCGGGATCGTCCTGGTGACCGTCGCGGCCGGGGCGATCGCCTTCGCCGTGGTCCGCCGGCGAGTCCTCGTCTCCGTCGAATCCGGCATTCGCTCGTTCCTGCTCGTCCTCGGCGGGATCGTCGCCTTCTCCTCGGGCGGCTCGCAGGTGGGCCTGGCGACTGGCCCGCTCGAGAACCTCTTCCGGGTCGAACTCGGATTGCCGGGGATCACCCTGCTCGCGCTCGGCGCCACGGGGATCCTCGCTGGCGCCTGGATGGCCGCCCCACGACTGTTGCAGGCGACCTCCCGAGAGTACGCCCAGCTCGGTGTTCGCCGGTCGATCGCCGCGCTCGTCCCCGGCTTCGTCATCGCCCAGCTGGCGATCTTCCTCGGCATCCCGATCTCGCTCAACAACATCATCCTCTCGGGCGTCATCGGCGGCGGCCTCGCGGCCGGCTCCGCGGGCGTCTCCCGACAGAAAATCGGCGTCACCGTCTCGTTCTGGCTGCTGACGCTCGGGAGTTCGATCGCCGCAGGATACGGGATCTATCGGGTCCTCGCGTTCGGATTGGGTAGGTAG
- a CDS encoding homing endonuclease associated repeat-containing protein: MTPTVSECIDALRRAADELGESPTKAQYEELEMTPASATIMKTVSVGGWDEAKSIAGLETYDRAASGGTPVQPQPDWVELPEDTTWEALSGRQRWYYKNRADRIARKDRRRERLRDRLFEYKQTPV, translated from the coding sequence ATGACACCGACGGTCTCCGAGTGTATCGACGCCCTCCGACGAGCGGCCGACGAACTGGGTGAGTCACCGACGAAAGCGCAGTACGAGGAACTGGAGATGACGCCCGCTTCGGCGACGATTATGAAAACTGTGAGTGTGGGTGGGTGGGACGAGGCGAAGTCGATAGCGGGGCTCGAAACGTACGACCGCGCCGCTTCGGGCGGCACTCCCGTCCAACCGCAACCCGATTGGGTCGAACTACCGGAGGATACGACCTGGGAAGCGCTCTCGGGACGGCAACGCTGGTACTACAAGAACCGAGCCGACCGGATCGCGCGAAAGGACCGACGACGGGAGCGTCTGCGGGATCGGTTGTTCGAGTACAAACAGACCCCAGTGTGA
- a CDS encoding rhodanese-like domain-containing protein, translating into MKRRTYLATAGSATAGVVLGGCLSDDEEDRPPHPGTTLSDPSEYDVSPTGGYNVPLAPLEDVYGSYLDDDELLVLDARGEPQYQQSHISGAKLSPAGRPGFDHPTTDVATDRRIVTYCTCPHHLSTARAAELYSQGFQTVYAIDEGFGPWVNGGYPTDGSGAAQPLSYAIEGVTDPSHAGEQVWLREPETHQQYVARIDDDGSWAMHFEFVDVDDETLVELALPDRTVEDTLGDLSGRTVQL; encoded by the coding sequence ATGAAGCGACGTACGTATCTCGCGACGGCTGGCAGTGCGACCGCTGGCGTCGTCCTCGGCGGGTGCCTGTCCGACGACGAGGAGGACCGTCCGCCGCACCCGGGGACCACTCTCTCGGACCCATCCGAGTACGATGTCTCACCGACCGGCGGCTACAACGTCCCGCTGGCGCCGCTCGAGGATGTCTACGGATCGTACCTGGACGACGACGAGTTGCTCGTTCTCGACGCGCGGGGAGAGCCACAGTATCAGCAATCACACATTTCTGGTGCGAAACTCAGCCCGGCCGGCCGGCCCGGCTTCGACCACCCGACCACGGACGTGGCGACGGATCGCCGGATCGTCACCTACTGCACCTGCCCGCACCACCTCTCGACCGCCCGCGCGGCGGAACTGTACTCACAGGGGTTTCAGACCGTCTACGCGATCGACGAGGGCTTCGGGCCGTGGGTCAACGGTGGATACCCGACCGACGGCTCCGGAGCAGCTCAGCCGCTCTCGTACGCGATCGAGGGCGTGACCGACCCGTCACACGCCGGCGAGCAGGTCTGGCTCCGCGAACCCGAGACGCACCAGCAGTACGTCGCCCGGATCGACGACGACGGCTCCTGGGCGATGCACTTCGAATTCGTCGACGTCGACGACGAAACGCTGGTCGAGCTCGCACTCCCCGACCGGACGGTCGAGGACACGCTCGGAGACCTGTCTGGCCGGACGGTCCAGTTGTAA
- a CDS encoding IMP cyclohydrolase, which translates to MYVGRFVVVGPETAAYRVSSRSFPNRQITDRSDGDTTLTVGPTPDAPETDNPYVAYNCLRTVETPGGEAAAIGNGSHVDPIAEKLELGYPARDALATALLALDFEKDDYDTPRIAGVLDGDGGATIGTVRRDALLVERVDEPTLVATYERDAPQAFDFAATDADEAAREAYALNFEHAVCAAGVARDGDGFEIGIENGDE; encoded by the coding sequence ATGTACGTCGGACGCTTCGTCGTCGTCGGTCCGGAGACCGCCGCCTACCGGGTCTCCTCGCGCTCGTTTCCGAACCGCCAGATTACTGATCGCAGCGACGGAGACACGACCCTAACCGTCGGGCCGACGCCCGACGCGCCGGAGACGGACAATCCCTACGTCGCCTACAACTGCTTGCGCACGGTGGAGACGCCGGGCGGCGAGGCCGCCGCGATCGGCAACGGCTCGCACGTCGATCCGATCGCGGAGAAGCTGGAACTCGGCTACCCCGCTCGCGACGCACTGGCGACGGCGCTGCTCGCGCTCGACTTCGAGAAGGACGACTACGACACGCCGCGGATCGCGGGTGTGCTCGACGGCGACGGCGGGGCCACTATCGGGACCGTCCGTCGCGACGCCCTCCTCGTCGAACGCGTGGACGAACCGACGCTCGTCGCGACGTACGAACGCGACGCGCCCCAGGCGTTCGACTTCGCGGCGACCGATGCCGACGAGGCCGCGCGCGAGGCGTACGCGCTGAATTTCGAGCACGCCGTGTGCGCCGCGGGCGTCGCCCGCGACGGCGACGGCTTCGAGATCGGTATCGAAAACGGCGACGAGTGA
- a CDS encoding LLM class flavin-dependent oxidoreductase — translation MDLSIVDLSHVPEGESATEAYEQTVELAQLADGAGYERFWVAEHHGMAGYIAGTTPEVLLGHLAAETESIRLGSGTVLLNYYQPYKVAEAFSVLDSLAPGRIDMGLGRATGPPAADRAMGYDSSPKTPDEADSEHRRKIEETLRHTLDGFDDDHPYSGLQLARSADDTPEPWLLGSSPSSASLAGELGLRYCFAGFIRPQFAEPAFEAYREAFEPSPIGAGPEDPEGMLALNVVCDETDEDAARLRAPTEAVYQRMARGTIGDGIPSIETAIEELGGVPDPTPDPVPAGEWSRSISGSPETIDSVLTQLTDRVGVDDVIVQHTIPDFDDAKRSHELLAEGVGI, via the coding sequence ATGGATCTCTCTATCGTCGATCTCTCGCACGTCCCCGAGGGCGAGAGCGCGACGGAGGCCTACGAACAGACGGTCGAACTCGCCCAGCTCGCCGACGGAGCGGGCTACGAACGATTCTGGGTCGCAGAACACCACGGTATGGCCGGATATATCGCCGGCACGACCCCTGAGGTGTTGCTGGGACACCTGGCCGCCGAGACGGAATCGATCCGCCTCGGTTCCGGAACCGTGTTGCTCAACTACTATCAACCGTACAAGGTGGCCGAGGCGTTCAGCGTCCTCGATTCGTTAGCCCCCGGGCGGATCGACATGGGACTGGGCCGGGCCACGGGGCCCCCGGCCGCCGACCGAGCCATGGGCTACGATTCGAGCCCGAAGACGCCCGATGAGGCCGATTCCGAGCACCGTCGGAAGATCGAAGAGACGCTTCGCCACACCCTCGACGGATTCGATGACGATCACCCATACAGCGGCCTACAACTCGCACGGTCGGCCGACGACACCCCCGAACCCTGGCTGCTCGGATCCAGTCCGTCCAGCGCGAGCCTCGCCGGCGAACTGGGCCTCCGGTACTGCTTCGCGGGTTTCATCCGGCCACAATTCGCCGAACCGGCTTTCGAGGCCTACCGAGAGGCGTTCGAACCGTCCCCGATCGGCGCTGGCCCGGAGGATCCCGAGGGGATGCTCGCACTCAACGTCGTCTGCGACGAGACGGACGAGGATGCAGCTCGCCTCCGGGCTCCGACCGAGGCGGTCTACCAGCGCATGGCCCGCGGGACCATCGGCGACGGCATCCCCTCGATCGAGACGGCGATCGAGGAACTCGGAGGCGTTCCCGATCCCACGCCCGATCCGGTTCCAGCGGGGGAGTGGTCACGCTCCATCTCCGGCAGCCCGGAGACGATCGACTCCGTCCTCACCCAGCTCACCGACCGCGTCGGGGTCGACGACGTCATCGTCCAGCACACGATCCCGGACTTCGACGACGCGAAACGGTCCCACGAGTTACTCGCCGAGGGCGTGGGGATCTGA